A region of Oxyura jamaicensis isolate SHBP4307 breed ruddy duck chromosome 5, BPBGC_Ojam_1.0, whole genome shotgun sequence DNA encodes the following proteins:
- the GNPNAT1 gene encoding glucosamine 6-phosphate N-acetyltransferase, producing MMPVATVMPDDTPMFDPSILHELDWSENTTTFSPAISPLEPGDGLVMRPLCTADVNRGFFKVLGQLTETGVVSPEQFIKTFEHMKRSGDYYVTVVEDTNLGQIVATATLVIEHKFTHSCAKRGRIEDVVVSGECRGKQLGKLLTSTLTLLSKRLNCYKITLECLPKNVAFYKKFGYSVSEENYMFQRFFN from the exons ATGATGCCTGTTGCAACCGTGATGCCTGATGACACGCCGATGTTTGACCCAAGCATTCTTCATGAGCTTGACTGGAGCGAGAACACGACGACGTTTTCTCCTGCTATTTCTCCGTTGGAGCCAGGGGATGGCCTAGTGATGAGACCGCTTTGCACAGCTGATGTAAATCGAG GCTTTTTCAAGGTTCTGGGTCAGCTGACTGAGACGGGAGTTGTGAGCCCGGAGCAGTTTATCA AAACCTTTGAGCACATGAAGAGATCTGGAGATTACTACGTTACTGTCGTAGAAGATACAAATCTCGGGCAGATTGTTGCTACAGCAACGCTGGTTATAGAACATAAGTTCACTCACTCCTGTGCAAAG AGAGGAAGGATAGAAGACGTAGTAGTAAGCGGGgagtgcagaggaaagcagcttGGTAAGCT ATTAACGTCCACTCTTACACTACTAAGTAAGAGACTGAACTGTTACAAAATCACGCTGGAGTGTCTGCCAAAAAATGTGGCTTTCTACAAGAAGTTTGGCTACTCGGTATCTGAAGAGAACTACATGTTTCAACGGTTCTTTAATTAA